The Hevea brasiliensis isolate MT/VB/25A 57/8 chromosome 9, ASM3005281v1, whole genome shotgun sequence nucleotide sequence CAGTTCTCGAGCTGCACTTTCATTCGCGCAATTATTGCAGTGTATTTATCGTCGCTTTATAAATTTTTTGTTATGCAGTTGTGAGTTTACTCATTATTGCTTtgagaaattttataattttctattttttttttattaattactgTGGGACAGTGTGGTTCATAGGGTTACTTCTTGGGTATTAGGAGTTCTTAATCCACTTTAAGGTAGGGGAAAAAGAAACTTTACATTTGGTTAATACGCATTTGACATATTTCAGATTCCTAGTTATGAAATTAATTGTAGTTGAATCTTGGGCAGATGTACTTTTAAGTTCATAGGAAAGTCGTGCTTGAGATACCGTGCCTGTTATTTCATTCAACTTCTCATTTGGATTCATATCTCATCTAGCATTTTGAATTTTATTGTTCATTCACTGGTCTTATTTccctattttctttttttatgtttCAAAACTAACAAAATTTATTGTGTAGTAGTTTATAATGATTGTTGAAAGTTGATGCGGACCACAAAGGTCATTGGTTACAATCGGTATTTGATGATGACTACCGAAGAGTATCATTTTCAAGTGAAGCAGACACTAAGCAACCAtaatttgttttgtttttttttttaatcaatcaaGGTTAGGTTGGTAAAGTTTTATGGCAAAGAAGCTACATTGGGCCGAATACACATACTTAGTTTTATCAGTGTTGGGAAATTTCTCCACTTGGATGAGGAGTTAGTCCTGCCATTTGCAGCAATTTTTATCCTTTTGCAAGGCAATATCCAAAATGCCGCATTTAAGCTGCCAGCGGTGCACCCAAGCAAAAGTTTAAGTAGCCATCTCAGATGCCTTGTAGGAACTGTAACAATTTCACTTAAGATGTGATCATTCTGCATGGTATTAATTCTCTCTTTTTCTCCATTTTGATTCTTTATCCATAGTTCTTGGTGTGTTGAAAGAAATTTCTATGTTTCCTTCTAAAGAGTACTTGGGATTATTTATGACCCATATAAATGTTGTACAGAACTTAAGTAGTTTGCCCTTAGCCGGTTCCAAGCCCAGATAAAGGAGGAgtattgcggtaggtgacaactagtgtaaaaatttcgtcacaccttatgataaaTGCCGTACAGCTAAACACAGAGAGTATAATATTCAACTGTGCCACCTGCTTTGTGCAAAAACCTGTGTTTCCTTCAAGATGAATCTGTTAGAATAATGCAAAGCAGTTTTTGGTTGCACAAAAGGCCTTTTCCATCAAGCAAAAGAAATTCACCATAAATTTATCTGATCAGCTCCAAAGTGACTATCTGAATGCCGAGCCATTGTCTCCACAAGGAGCTGTATCACCAAGAGCTGATGATGGGGCTGCTCCAGCTCTTCTTAGTTTTCATGATGCCAGTAACTTTAATACTTTGCAGTCCCAACCTAAAATGTTGCGGAACAGGTTTCTTAATTTCGTACTCATAAGTTTTGTTCTCAATAATGCTTCTGAATCATTTTTTAAGAGTAAGATACGGAGGAGGTTATTTGTGACTGCTTTACTAATTGTAATCAGTCATGTTGGATATTATATTCCTCTGCCTGGTTTTGATAGAACCTTGATGCCCCAAAGTTACATTAGCCTTATCTCAGGATCTTTTGGTGGGTTATTCTAAGCAAGAATAGACACATATCCCCACCAGCAAACAAATATAACATTTAATAGCAGACAAGATGTTGCATTTCTTTTTGTCTGCTCAAATCTTCTAGATGTTTagtttctattttcttttatgtGAGTAGTTGTCCATTTTGCTTTTGGCAGATGAACTTGGTGATTTAAGAGCAGAGCTTAAAACTGTCATTTTTTCAGCTTGGAATCAGCCCTCAGATATTAGTATCAGTACTTGTGcagatttttttgcttttttgagcTAGTTTGCAATTTAAATGTATTTTAGTCACCAAATTGTATGTCATTATTGTATATTTGATCCCATTTTGTGTTGAATCTCATTGCAATTTGCAACTTTCTTGTGGTTATAATCAGTGAAATAGTACAAACCATCAGACTTTTTCTTTCAGTCCTTGTGTTAGGAATTTGTGGTTGTTTTATGTTTTTGTGTTAAATTTGGAGCCACTAAATGCTTGCTTGCTACTATAACGCTTATGTGTTCCTTTCCATGGAAACATGGATTTAGCAGACTCATACTTCTGATCACTGCTGTCTTATCTTCTATTTACAAGACCTGGAAGATTAATGCCATCAGTAAATGCATGTAAGCCAACCTATAATGCTAATCAACTAAAATATATTGTCAAAGTTATGGTACTAATTTGTAAAATTTGAATGACAAATAATTGTGAAAAATGATAGTGATAACTATTGTACAACTACAAGTTATGCATCTGGGCTTCGTTGGTGGTTCCCTgtaattgtcatttaatcacacCCTCTGTTCAGGCAAACTTGCCAAAGGAGATTGCAGACTACTTGCCAAAGGAGATTGCAGACTACTTGAATAAGATGGGTGCCAGATACCAAACATAAAACCTTGGAAAGCTACAATCGAGTACCTCACAATGATTCAGGCATCAACACGTTTCTGGGTTGTATTTGCATCTGGAAGTAGTTGTACAAATACAATCTGTAGCTTTAagcttcattttcttcttttcttttggtGGTGTGGGATCTTGCTGGAGGCTTCTTGTTGAGTATTTTGGCAACTACATCAATCATGCTTTGATAATTACTTGCGTCATATCAATGAGGGGTTTGCAATTGGATTTACATCAGTTTTTATTATTGTAAGTATAACTAGAAGCCTAGTAATTATGCTTGCACACATTTTTCATCATTATCTAGAATGTTTCATTGGTCCAAGtagccaaccccaaattttttggataaaggcttagttgagttgagttgagtatctaGAATGTTTCATTGATGCTGAACCTAAACTTTCATTGGTCCAGGTAGGTTCCATTATTGACCTGAGAAGATCTTATGAGGCTTATAATGTAATGCCAAGCTTAAGCAAATCTCTAAGGCGGTATGGTGTATAACATTTGATTAAAGAGGCTGTGCAGGTAAATACTATTTATTCCATAAGTGGAAATCCTGCCTTATGGTTAATTGCTAGCTTATAAAGAAAATTTTCTATTTCAAATTGTTACTGTTTGGATAAGTTAATTGTTGATGCAATTGTTTCAGTGATACACATTTGCGTTGAAGTTCATGAAAGCGGCTGCTTTCCAAGGAAATTATGCTTTTTGATCATTCAGTTTAGCAATTATGCTAATAGTGAATTCTGAAGCCTCTTTTTGGCATATGGCTTCTTGGCCTTTGGGAAAAGGATCACATTTTAGTTTTGCCTTGAAGTGGATAGAGGCGCAGCATAATTCTATGCAAGCATGGATAGGAGATCCAGATTTCATGTAAAATTTAAGAAGTGTAATGATTTAAGGCAAGTTATCAGTAGCATGTGAGAGATGAAACGAGCTTTGTTGAGTGGATTTTGCTGCATTTGAACTTTGTGTCTTCACTCATGTCACAATTTATAGACTGGGGAATAAGGAATTATAAGCATTCAAGAAGAGAATAATAGCGAAAGGCTGCAAACATTGATGCTAATTTGTTTTTTTAAATGAAATGGAGGACTTAGAGCTGAATTGTTTGCCTTCAAGTGTAGCAAACACATCAACTTTGAAAGGATTGGAGTTTTCACTTTAGCTTTCGAGAAGAAGAGAAATCAGATTTTCCGCTATCAAATGCACAATGAGTTATTTTAGATTTTTTCAAATCAAAATCAAATCTTGAAGAGATTATGTAATTTCTATTAAACAAACATGTTTCATAATATTAAATTTGAAGGGGAAGGCTTTAAGCTCACTGTATCAcacaagaagaagaaaaaagaagacagaaacaaaacaaagctagaaATGAACATGTACATATATACctttttttcttacattttaaagaaagtcaattatcaatttttttaaaagtttagtttaatataattttctcgaataaataaaatttttaaaataaattattttatttattacattACTATTAATAGAACTATAAGATTTTCCAAGTGTTTTATAATGGAgagtaaaaatataataatttaaaattttaccgaTATGAATATCATATCTGATATCTGATTTAACGGTACAATACTTGGGAAGCTTCCAAATATTTTAAGTAAATGTTAAATGTGCCCcctaatatttaatatataacattttatatcaaaatttatataaaattaattaaaatgtgtataataaatatataaatttaaatataaatattttttttaataattattaagtgtaaaaaaaaattgataattaacGCTAGTTAGCAACGTTACGCAGAGAATTCTCCCGTCCCGCCGAAACTTCAATTCAAATCGGTATCTTGAATCAGATAATATAACCGACACAGACAGAAAATCTTTAATCAGTTTCTGAACTctgtttgaagaaaaagaaaagaaatggaaaaTATTGAGATCGAGACCAACGCAGAGACTATGGATAATTCGGTGATCTTCCATGTCATAAAAGATGTTATGGGCTTCATCCTCTACATGCACCAGCAGATCCCTTCGTAAGTTACTCTCTCTGCTGCTTCAATTTCTTGACAATTCGACCTCAAATTAGGTTTTCTTTGTGCTCCCCACTATAATTCAACTGTTCTGAgaagattttaaattaaattctgcTTCTTTTTTGTTTATTCTCCATTAGTTGTGTAGGTAGGGTTAGATGAAGTGCATTTGAAAATGCTCTCTAATATCAGTTTCTTGTACGCAGCGTTTTTCAAGATATTGGCCTAGAATTCGACGCCCTGAAAGATGAGTACCATGAACTGGTAAGCTGCATTAATCTGACTTGTATTACATCGAttaagaacttttttttttttaaccaaccTAAGAATTGTCGATAATATATAGGAGATGGATCTTGCACAAGCTGAATCAAACGCATCTGTTCGAAGAAAGCATATGGGCAAAATTAGAGAGGTCAAAGGTAAAATTAGGAGATTGGAGAAGTTAATGTATACAGTTAGTGGCCTTGAAAGTGCATTAAAACTGATAATCAGTGAGATTCCTAGCCTTGAGAGTTTCATTTTGGTCGTGGGAGCTAGTCCGATACGACCCCAGCATGTGTATGAGTTGTGCTTTTCACGCGGAAAATCGATCTTAAGAGATGCAATTGATTTCACTAAAACCAAAGCAGCAGAAGGGCTTTCAAGAAAGGTTTTTTAATGCTATTTTGATATCCAGATTTACTTgcgattcctttttttttttttttttttttttttaatctgtggttttagcattttatatttttgtttaaCAGGCTATTCGAGCATTGATAGCTAAGGGTGTTGGGTCTGATTCTTACCCAGGTATTGGTAAAGCATATCCAGTCATTTTATGTTAGGCTGGTGAAAGTTCAAGCTGATTTTTTCTCCTTCTTTTCCTGAGGTTCTACTAAATTGTTTCTATTGGTAAAAGCTCCATCTTCTTTTACTCTGCCCCCGCATTTTCTTCCAAAACGTGGCTTCAGATATAGCAAAAAGGTGAAGATCAAACTACAAAAAGGCAATgctttattatgcttttaattgcATATGCGTGCTGCATCCCTAGATTTATAGGCGGTTGTAATAAACTGCTAATCTGACAATTCAATCCCAAGGTGAAGGATGCTGCTTTGCTTACAAGTGTAATTCCTGTTGGATCAATTTTAATTTGCTATATTTTGACTGTTCATAGGATTGAAATATAGTGATGCTTAATAATTTTAGGAGAATAATCATGCTGTTAACAATATAAGTTTGGTACAGATGCAAAAAATTCAGTTGAATTGTGAGCTTTGTTTATCATTAGTTGGCATGCATGTGCTCTGATTAGTGCAACATCTAGGATCATGAATTGGGTGCTTGccgctctctttttttttttttttttacggcAAGCATTATCAAATGTATTTTCAACTTCCTTAGATTAGAAGCTTCATGCATTGTGTATGAATGTTCATGTTTCCATTCTCTATTATGAGTCAGATAACGCCTGTCAGACTGCAACTCAAGTGCAAAAGCCAAAATCTGAAAATGGATATTCCTGATAGTGCTTGTCAAACGAGCAGTTCCATCAACTTGGGGGATTCGACTtcaaatgaatttatatggtAAATGAAGCTTATTGTTCTGAATGGTGATATACACTCGCTTTTAACTTAAAGGTTTGAAACCCAAATGATATAGACCGGGTTTTAGTAGTAGTTGTAAAATTTCCCCTCTTTACTATCAAAGAATGCGTTAATCACAAAGCCTGAAAAGAGGATGGCTTGATATGAATCAATTTCCATTTCCTGGCCTCATAAAATTGTACAACTTCAAAAGTTCAATCTCATCTAGTAATCTATCCAAGGTTCTCTTGCAGGTTTCAGTGTCGTCAAGTTGTGAAGGGGCTTGCATTTGCAACTCCAACGGAAGAATGACAAAGTTTCCTTGTAAGTACATAAAGCTGCTTTCTTTCACCTCTGCTGTTGCTTCAATTTAAGGATTGTTTGTTTTCCAGAAGTTTTAATACAAAGTTCACATGATACTGGTTTTTCCATAAGTGACCATTCGAATATTTAATCAATTGCTTTCACCACTCTAGACTTAGGCATGGATACCCAATCCATTAGTGAACATTCAGTAGTTCTTTTCATGCAACTTTTTTTAAGTAGAGAATTTGAATCACAGTAAACTTCTTTATTGTTTAATTTATTTGGGCACACATATCTACTGTCTAATGTAAACTTTCTAGTTCGAAAAAGAATGTCCGTCAGATGTTTCACGAGTGAATTTAAGATTGTGAAAAGAATGACAGACCCGCCTCTGGCACATTATTGGACGCTGAAAAAGAATTAATCACGACACAGTCCATTATGTGCAAACATGTTGTGTAGAGGACTATAGTATTATCATGTAATTAAAGATGTGGACCATACGAACAAATGCAACATTGAAGGGACATTTGTGCTGTCATTATTTAAATTACATTGCACCATCAAATGGGGTTTAATAAGCACAAATTGAGATTAGCTTTTGCTTTTATGGATTTTCAGCATAGCAGGCGGTTTTTAGGTGCTAGTAAGTCCATTCTTTGGGAAGAAATATCTCTGGTGAAGAATTTTCATTCTGTGATACCACGCAATGTTGTGCTGATGCTTCTTTgctatttttatttttgattgaaTTGCAGTCTCTGCCTCTTGAGTTATTCTTGGCATCTGCGTATGACAACTATTACTGAAAACTTTATCCTAAAGCAACAGCAACATGTAAAAAAGATTGGGATGCAAAGTTATTAAGGATAACCTTGCCGGCGTGATATCTGCAGGCCTATTTCATGGGCATTGAGATTGAGAGCTTGAACAACACGCGCAGGTAAAAGAACAGGAGAGCAAGCTGCAGAGTCATGGCAGACATTAGCGTACGTGCTAATTTTCTTACTGAACGTTTAATTTGGTAGGTTATGATCAGTTCGTTTTATTTGCATTTTCAGTTACTATGCCTGATTACTCTGTAATCATCCTCCCCCACCCCAAACCTTTCTTCTTCTTTGACTTATttcaattaataaaagagattagCAGAGCATCTGTGATTCTAACATGCAAAAACGGTACCTGGCTTCTTGCTGGATTGCAAGTTTGTGCCTGCTCTTCTTGGAAGAAAAACTCCGGTTCCACATGATTTTTTACCGGAATCAAGAAAAATAGCTTGCATTCCGTGGACTCCAGATGCCCAATTAGGATATTTTGTTCTAAGATGAGGTCTTGGGCTAGATTTTGAGCGCTGAGAAAACATGTAGGTGAGGGAAAACAGTTTCAGTGCTAGAAGAAAACCAGCCTGAAAGAATTACCTAATGTCTGCCTTCCATTATCAAGTAAAACTGGTttcagacaaaaaaaaaataacgCATACAGGTTACTTGCTAAGAGAAGAAAAATTATTAGTTAGGTGTATAGAAATCTGATTGAAACAATTTAACAAGCAGAAAACCCTTTGGTAACCCCCTCAAGTCAACTACTGCAGAAAGACTAGTTAAGTCTGACGTAAGGTTTTAAACCTGTGTTTTGGATTGCTACCTGATAAGCAATacccaaaagaaaaagaaagttatgttttgtatatatttattaattattatttgttGCTAGAGGGAAAAATAAAGTGTACATTTACAATTACCAAATCCACCAATAGAGCTTATTGTAGAAATTTTCTTATTTCAAGATGAACATTCTAATCCCTGGTATATGATATTTTATCATAAATAGTTATCAATATTAGAGGTTGCACTTCTTGATTAAAATTTCCTTGATTCTGAAAGTTTCTGTAGCACTCTCTAGCATCCCTTCCCTAACAATACTTGCCCATAACACAGCTATTTCTTTCTAATTGGAAGAAATATAACAGAAAAATGTCAAATGTTTTAGGGATCCAAATGATGTCTCGATGAATCACAAGATTTTTAATCCACAGTACTAATCCCACGAGGGTGTGAAGTGTGAACCAAATATAGGATTCATTATTAATACATGCATCAGCTTTCTTTAAACTAAAGGCATTATGGATCCAAATTTTCAATAATTGCATAGGAATGGATGCGTAGGAAAATTGGCCACAACATGAGATGGGAGAGTCAATTCCATATATAACCCTCCAAAAAACATATAGAAGTTGAATTGCTACCACTTGAAGTGACACTTCCCTCACCGACACTTATTGTAGGCATTATGTTTAGTGACTTCCCAATGACACCAATTCTGACATATATAATAGTATTTAGTGCAGCTTCTGTTTTTTTGATTATCAGATTATTTATGCTTCACCAATATTATCCATCATTAATCACTTTTCTTTGGTTCATTTCAAACACTGCACGTTATGCTACAATCTTCAAAAACCGAACTAGAAAACTCTAAACAAAAACatcaatacaagaaaagaaacgtAGAGGTACCAGTTGTTGGGGCTGCAGAGGCAATTTAGAAAGATTACGAAATTGATGATGGTGGTGTTGGCATTCCTGGAAGAAACGAAAGCATGTAAAGTTTTAAGCAAAGACTGAAGCAAAGGCCAAGTACCCATTAATGATTGGACCCTAAAACTGAGATGCAGAAGGTGAAAACTTTTGAGTTCTGATCAGAGATGAGACAATCACCTTGGTTTCCCATATTGCTTCATGTAGAATATGAGAAGGTAGCAGTGGAATTCCTTCTTCGAACCCAACTTCTCCATCTTCATTATTGGCCATTAAACACAGAAACAGAATCAGAGAGATCGCTTCAGTTTCCTTGTTGTTTTGGAAGCTGCATCGGAGCAGGGAAATGGGGGGGTTTTTAAGCTCCAACTTCCAACCTGCAACTTAACTAATTAGTTACGTGGAAAGGTTGACAGATAAAAAAATAATGGATTGTGGGGCCTTCAGAGAAGATTACCTCTACGTTCTTCTAATGCGCGTGCGTGGCAGCTTCCTTTCTTCTGGTGAAAAGCTACATCGTTTTATTCCTTTGCTCTTTCACACTCCACTCCCCATGCAGGAGTATCCGCTTGCTTTTCTAAACTTAATGGAATTTATGTTAAATTGACATTGATTTTCGACTGGAATTACgttttcaatacttaatttatgggtttttttttttttaatatagtttGGTTGGCTTCCCAATTTACCAATTTGACCTCTCTCATTATTTCATTAGCCTCACTATTCTTTTGcccaaaattaagaaaattttcaAAATCTAGAAAATGGGGGAACGCATATGgaatttgaattcatttaatttaaagttCAAAACTTTATAGATATTGACTTCAAGTTCTTCCTAGTTACCATTATAATTAAGCAATGGGTACATGATTATTAGTTGGATACCTGGATTATGTGCGTTCAATCAAACAGTAAATATTATTGTTTCCAAATATATTTTCTTTCTAGATCGATTCACTAACATTAATGGGATAGTATTTCTAAATGGAAATGCCATATAAATAAGTCACTGCATGTTAATTAGAAGCATACAAAgaaaaaagtttaattttattgattaaaaattCTTATTCATAAATAAATTATTCTCTCTGGCTTCAAAGAGATTTTATACAAATTCAAAGTTCAAAATCATTAGATAATTTTACAGGCATCCAAATTAAGTTATTTGGAAAACCCATATATGGAAACCAGAAAAGGATATTTAACacgatataataaaaataaaaagaagggGCATTTCAGTCATAAGTTAGAAAATAGGGATCAAAATTTAGAGCCAATAGTACGGGAGGCGTAGTACTTTGGTTAAACCCCTTATTCAATCTATTGGGTTGGTGTCGCGACAGCTCCATGATCACACACATAAAAAAGATCCAATCATTTCCCAAATAGAAAGATATTACACTCTTTTTCTGTACCCAAATAGCAATACAGGTGACCAGTTGAACTGGTTACAGGTGATGACTCAAGAGCAAGCATTACTAGTAAGGTTTTCCTAATCAGGTTATAGATATCTCATGGCGGCTTGCGCCTATACTTCCTAACCACCCACACCAACCCAAGAAAATCAACTTTCTCAGCAATGTTTGGTTTAGGAATGTGTACATGTGTCAAGAGGATTATTTTTTGAGGGTTATGATATTAAGACTAAAACTTCACCATCTGCTTTTCATAGAAGGTAATGGGAACATGCAGGTATATTGGTCAACTACTTTTATAGTTCTTCACTACTTCTTATGTCTTTGTTGGTTGGACTTTGGAATGTCACCCAACTAGTTTTCTTCTATAACCAATTTCTTTCCCAAAACAACTCCATCTAACATGAGAACTTCAAAAGAGTAGGCTAAGGACAActttacaaaatttttaaaggggaTAGAGGCGGCTTGCTTCTCTCTATTTGCTAAGCACTTAAGCTTTAATTGACCCTATACACAAAGGACAGGCTAGTTATTATCATATTCAAACTTTGAAATCTGATTGCAAGTGGATATCCTAAGAATTCTAATTTAGTTTATTGTTATTTCCAGTGCTTAAATAAATTGTCAATTACAAACAATCCTCTTCAAATTTATGCTTAGCACCTCAATTCAATTCTTTCTCCTTGATCACAAATTTGCTTCTTGCTAAACAAGCTGAAGATATCAAATGTAGGAAGCAAttcagttataaaaaaaaaaattacaaaatcaGTTTGTTGATAATCTAGTTGAATATTGAAATAACTTATAAGAGTGCCAGAATCCGACCCACAAAATAGTTTGTCAGTCAGGTTGAGCAATAA carries:
- the LOC110645130 gene encoding uncharacterized protein LOC110645130 isoform X2, translated to MENIEIETNAETMDNSVIFHVIKDVMGFILYMHQQIPSVFQDIGLEFDALKDEYHELEMDLAQAESNASVRRKHMGKIREVKGKIRRLEKLMYTVSGLESALKLIISEIPSLESFILVVGASPIRPQHVYELCFSRGKSILRDAIDFTKTKAAEGLSRKAIRALIAKGVGSDSYPAPSSFTLPPHFLPKRGFRYSKKITPVRLQLKCKSQNLKMDIPDSACQTSSSINLGDSTSNEFIWFQCRQVVKGLAFATPTEE
- the LOC110645128 gene encoding uncharacterized protein LOC110645128, whose protein sequence is MANNEDGEVGFEEGIPLLPSHILHEAIWETKECQHHHHQFRNLSKLPLQPQQLRSKSSPRPHLRTKYPNWASGVHGMQAIFLDSGKKSCGTGVFLPRRAGTNLQSSKKPACSPVLLPARVVQALNLNAHEIGLQISRRQDAKNNSRGRDCNSIKNKNSKEASAQHCVVSQNENSSPEIFLPKEWTY
- the LOC110645130 gene encoding uncharacterized protein LOC110645130 isoform X1 is translated as MENIEIETNAETMDNSVIFHVIKDVMGFILYMHQQIPSVFQDIGLEFDALKDEYHELEMDLAQAESNASVRRKHMGKIREVKGKIRRLEKLMYTVSGLESALKLIISEIPSLESFILVVGASPIRPQHVYELCFSRGKSILRDAIDFTKTKAAEGLSRKAIRALIAKGVGSDSYPGSTKLFLLVKAPSSFTLPPHFLPKRGFRYSKKITPVRLQLKCKSQNLKMDIPDSACQTSSSINLGDSTSNEFIWFQCRQVVKGLAFATPTEE